The following coding sequences are from one Cygnus olor isolate bCygOlo1 chromosome 2, bCygOlo1.pri.v2, whole genome shotgun sequence window:
- the RPP40 gene encoding ribonuclease P protein subunit p40 isoform X2 gives MAPALRATLHAPLQRMCTAPAALLAPAGGGPALHGSDLIAPLPPAAWRRVTRAAGRSPIGGPGGGERGGRRRMSAPLQRVQQAPRHLLVCEKGHARHPRSRHSAHVRDHAYNCRVSILIPECGILPEVLKSTIADIGEYYLVKNLSVHELVAPEFIDSFVKKGPCYALTYNTKIDQDNTAALIPTGKLILSVDKDTYEELGLQGHPSRYSGKKAMRYIITIDLTDSNFHPDGKKHKRVLWALKEKKPLEFDFLMAWYNTEGSTLMSYFPKNQIRALKPKITFSTLRDLQCPALQSNELEGKPEESCSTEELFEWLGAVLNQVNLDNKSSSFLSTYCCPQPNTTVDQAFLCTITGFIIPDKIIQLLEQLCSYFTEPKLAHWLTLTVHGFADSPVSWRENEHGFHKGGENLYNFVVFRNLDYWLQMAVGTNDDCPP, from the exons ATGGCGCCCGCCCTGAGGGCCACGCTTCACGCCCCACTACAGCGCATGTGCACAGCGCCCGCTGCCCTCCTCgccccggcgggcggcggcccgGCTCTGCACGGAAGTGACCTCATCGCTCCGCTTCCCCCCGCCGCTTGGCGACGGGTGACGCGAGCGGCGGGCCGCTCCCCCATTGGCGGGCCGGGTGGCGGCGAGCGCGGCGGCAGGCGGAGGATGTCGGCACCGCTGCAGCGGGTGCAGCAGGCGCCGCGGCACCTGCTGGTGTGCGAGAAGGGGCACGCGCGCCATCCACGCTCGCGCCACTCGGCGCACGTGCGGGACCACGCCTACAACTGCCGC GTATCTATTTTGATCCCTGAATGTGGTATACTACCTGAAGTGCTGAAAAGTACTATTGCAGACATTGGAGAGTACTATCTGGTGAAGAATTTATCGGTTCATGAATTGGTTGCTCCTGAATTCATCGATTCTTTTGTGAAGAAAG GTCCATGCTACGCACTTACCTATAATACAAAAATTGATCAAGATAATACTGCAGCTCTGATACCAACtg GAAAACTAATTTTGTCAGTGGATAAAGATACTTATGAGGAACTTGGACTGCAAGGTCACCCTTCTCGGTATTCTGGCAAAAAAGCAATGAGATATA TTATAACTATTGACTTGACCGATTCCAACTTTCACCCTGATGGCAAGAAACATAAGAGGGTGCTTTGGgccttgaaagaaaagaaacctttaGAATTTGACTTCCTAATGGCTTGGTATAATACAG AGGGATCAACATTGATGTCATACTTTCCCAAAAACCAAATACGGGCCCTGAAGCCAAAAATAACATTCAGCACATTAAGAGACTTGCAATGTCCAGCGTTGCAAAGTAATGAATTAGAAGGAAAACCAGAAGAGTCCTGCAGTACAGAAGAACTGTTTGAATGGCTAGGTGCTGTCCTGAATCAAGTTAACTT agacaaCAAATCTTCTAGCTTCTTATCAACCTATTGCTGTCCTCAGCCAAACACAACAGTGGACCAAGCTTTTTTGTGCACAATTACAGGCTTTATAATTCCTGATAAGATAATTCAATTGTTGGAGCAGCTGTG cTCCTATTTCACTGAACCAAAACTGGCACACTGGCTGACCTTAACTGTGCATGGCTTTGCAGACAGCCCTGTTTCctggagagaaaatgaacatgGTTTTCACAAAGGAGGAGAGAACTTGTACaactttgttgtttttagaaatCTGGACTACTGGCTTCAGATGGCTGTAGGAACTAATGACGATTGTCCTCCATAA
- the RPP40 gene encoding ribonuclease P protein subunit p40 isoform X3, producing the protein MGAARRARGSWRPLGWRGEAVAGGRRRSLRGAAGGRAVPLWGKLKGVSILIPECGILPEVLKSTIADIGEYYLVKNLSVHELVAPEFIDSFVKKGPCYALTYNTKIDQDNTAALIPTGKLILSVDKDTYEELGLQGHPSRYSGKKAMRYIITIDLTDSNFHPDGKKHKRVLWALKEKKPLEFDFLMAWYNTGAEGSTLMSYFPKNQIRALKPKITFSTLRDLQCPALQSNELEGKPEESCSTEELFEWLGAVLNQVNLDNKSSSFLSTYCCPQPNTTVDQAFLCTITGFIIPDKIIQLLEQLCSYFTEPKLAHWLTLTVHGFADSPVSWRENEHGFHKGGENLYNFVVFRNLDYWLQMAVGTNDDCPP; encoded by the exons ATGGGCGCTGCCCGCCGCGCGCGTGGCTCTTGGCGGCCGTTGGGCTGGCGGGGGGAGGCGGTCGCAGGCGGTCGCAGGCGGTCGCTGAGGGGGGCGGCTGGCGGCCGTGCTGTGCCCCTGTGGGGAAAATTAAAAGGG GTATCTATTTTGATCCCTGAATGTGGTATACTACCTGAAGTGCTGAAAAGTACTATTGCAGACATTGGAGAGTACTATCTGGTGAAGAATTTATCGGTTCATGAATTGGTTGCTCCTGAATTCATCGATTCTTTTGTGAAGAAAG GTCCATGCTACGCACTTACCTATAATACAAAAATTGATCAAGATAATACTGCAGCTCTGATACCAACtg GAAAACTAATTTTGTCAGTGGATAAAGATACTTATGAGGAACTTGGACTGCAAGGTCACCCTTCTCGGTATTCTGGCAAAAAAGCAATGAGATATA TTATAACTATTGACTTGACCGATTCCAACTTTCACCCTGATGGCAAGAAACATAAGAGGGTGCTTTGGgccttgaaagaaaagaaacctttaGAATTTGACTTCCTAATGGCTTGGTATAATACAG GTGCAGAGGGATCAACATTGATGTCATACTTTCCCAAAAACCAAATACGGGCCCTGAAGCCAAAAATAACATTCAGCACATTAAGAGACTTGCAATGTCCAGCGTTGCAAAGTAATGAATTAGAAGGAAAACCAGAAGAGTCCTGCAGTACAGAAGAACTGTTTGAATGGCTAGGTGCTGTCCTGAATCAAGTTAACTT agacaaCAAATCTTCTAGCTTCTTATCAACCTATTGCTGTCCTCAGCCAAACACAACAGTGGACCAAGCTTTTTTGTGCACAATTACAGGCTTTATAATTCCTGATAAGATAATTCAATTGTTGGAGCAGCTGTG cTCCTATTTCACTGAACCAAAACTGGCACACTGGCTGACCTTAACTGTGCATGGCTTTGCAGACAGCCCTGTTTCctggagagaaaatgaacatgGTTTTCACAAAGGAGGAGAGAACTTGTACaactttgttgtttttagaaatCTGGACTACTGGCTTCAGATGGCTGTAGGAACTAATGACGATTGTCCTCCATAA
- the RPP40 gene encoding ribonuclease P protein subunit p40 isoform X1, whose product MAPALRATLHAPLQRMCTAPAALLAPAGGGPALHGSDLIAPLPPAAWRRVTRAAGRSPIGGPGGGERGGRRRMSAPLQRVQQAPRHLLVCEKGHARHPRSRHSAHVRDHAYNCRVSILIPECGILPEVLKSTIADIGEYYLVKNLSVHELVAPEFIDSFVKKGPCYALTYNTKIDQDNTAALIPTGKLILSVDKDTYEELGLQGHPSRYSGKKAMRYIITIDLTDSNFHPDGKKHKRVLWALKEKKPLEFDFLMAWYNTGAEGSTLMSYFPKNQIRALKPKITFSTLRDLQCPALQSNELEGKPEESCSTEELFEWLGAVLNQVNLDNKSSSFLSTYCCPQPNTTVDQAFLCTITGFIIPDKIIQLLEQLCSYFTEPKLAHWLTLTVHGFADSPVSWRENEHGFHKGGENLYNFVVFRNLDYWLQMAVGTNDDCPP is encoded by the exons ATGGCGCCCGCCCTGAGGGCCACGCTTCACGCCCCACTACAGCGCATGTGCACAGCGCCCGCTGCCCTCCTCgccccggcgggcggcggcccgGCTCTGCACGGAAGTGACCTCATCGCTCCGCTTCCCCCCGCCGCTTGGCGACGGGTGACGCGAGCGGCGGGCCGCTCCCCCATTGGCGGGCCGGGTGGCGGCGAGCGCGGCGGCAGGCGGAGGATGTCGGCACCGCTGCAGCGGGTGCAGCAGGCGCCGCGGCACCTGCTGGTGTGCGAGAAGGGGCACGCGCGCCATCCACGCTCGCGCCACTCGGCGCACGTGCGGGACCACGCCTACAACTGCCGC GTATCTATTTTGATCCCTGAATGTGGTATACTACCTGAAGTGCTGAAAAGTACTATTGCAGACATTGGAGAGTACTATCTGGTGAAGAATTTATCGGTTCATGAATTGGTTGCTCCTGAATTCATCGATTCTTTTGTGAAGAAAG GTCCATGCTACGCACTTACCTATAATACAAAAATTGATCAAGATAATACTGCAGCTCTGATACCAACtg GAAAACTAATTTTGTCAGTGGATAAAGATACTTATGAGGAACTTGGACTGCAAGGTCACCCTTCTCGGTATTCTGGCAAAAAAGCAATGAGATATA TTATAACTATTGACTTGACCGATTCCAACTTTCACCCTGATGGCAAGAAACATAAGAGGGTGCTTTGGgccttgaaagaaaagaaacctttaGAATTTGACTTCCTAATGGCTTGGTATAATACAG GTGCAGAGGGATCAACATTGATGTCATACTTTCCCAAAAACCAAATACGGGCCCTGAAGCCAAAAATAACATTCAGCACATTAAGAGACTTGCAATGTCCAGCGTTGCAAAGTAATGAATTAGAAGGAAAACCAGAAGAGTCCTGCAGTACAGAAGAACTGTTTGAATGGCTAGGTGCTGTCCTGAATCAAGTTAACTT agacaaCAAATCTTCTAGCTTCTTATCAACCTATTGCTGTCCTCAGCCAAACACAACAGTGGACCAAGCTTTTTTGTGCACAATTACAGGCTTTATAATTCCTGATAAGATAATTCAATTGTTGGAGCAGCTGTG cTCCTATTTCACTGAACCAAAACTGGCACACTGGCTGACCTTAACTGTGCATGGCTTTGCAGACAGCCCTGTTTCctggagagaaaatgaacatgGTTTTCACAAAGGAGGAGAGAACTTGTACaactttgttgtttttagaaatCTGGACTACTGGCTTCAGATGGCTGTAGGAACTAATGACGATTGTCCTCCATAA